Genomic window (Bradyrhizobium sp. 186):
GTATGAGTGCAGCTTCAGACGAGCGAAACACGGCCAGCAGCTCCGCCGGCGGCGACGCGCGCCTCGATGCGCTCGTTCATCGGCTGCCGCCCCGTCTCGCCGAGACCGTCACTTATCTGCTGAAACCATCCAGCCGCTGGGTCCGGATTCCCTCCGGCGCGCTGTTCATCGTCGGCGGCGTACTGTCCTTCCTGCCGGTGCTCGGCATCTGGATGCTGCCGCTGGGTCTGGCGCTACTCGCCGAGGACGTGCCTGCGCTGCGCTCGTCCCGTTCAAAGGTCTTCGACTGGATCGAGCGGCGCAAGCCGCATTGGCTTGATCCGTCCGCACCCCAAAAATGATCAGTCATGACTGAATTCATCACCGCAGAGGCGCTGTCCGCGCTACTCCAAGTCGTCCTGATCGACCTCGTGCTCGCCGGCGACAACGCCGTCGTCATCGGCCTTGCCGCCGCCGGCCTGCCCGCCGAGCAGCGCCGACGCACCATCGTGGTCGGTATCGTTGCCGCCACTGCGCTCCGCATCGTCTTTGCCGGGATCGCGACCCAGCTCTTGCAGGTGATCGGCCTGCTGCTCGCGGGCGGCGTGCTGCTGTTGTGGGTGTGCTGGAAGATGTGGCGCGAGCTGCGCGAGCGGGCCGCGCACACGCGCGAGATCGCGTTCAGCCATGGCGGCAGCGCAAGCGCTGCGCCAGCGCCGCGCAAAACCTTTGGCCAGGCGGCGGCGCAGATCGTCGCTGCCGACGTCTCGATGTCGCTCGACAATGTGCTCGCGGTCGCAGGCGCGGCGCGCGAGCATCCCTACATCCTCGCCTTCGGCCTGCTGCTGTCGGTCGCGCTGATGGGCGTTGCTGCCGATCTGCTCGGCCGCGTGCTCCAGAAGCAGCGCTGGATCGCCTATGTCGGCCTCGCCATCATCGTTTACGTCGCCTTCGAGATGATCTATCGCGGCTCGCTCGAGCTTGCGCCGGTCATCGCCAGTCTCTGACCCGACGCTTCTAGTCCGCAATCCGGAGTGATCAATGACGTCTGAACCCAAAGCACCTTCGGCGCTCTCCGCGCCGGAGCCGCAGATCGGGCCGTTTGCCCAACTCATCTTCGGCTCTCGTTGGCTGCAAGTGCCGCTCTATGTCGGCCTCATCATCGCGCAGGCCGTCTATGTGCTGCTGTTCCTGAAAGAGCTCTGGCAGCTGGTCTTGCACTCGTTCGACGCCAGCGAGCAGCAAATCATGCTGATCGTGCTCGGGCTGATCGACGTCGTGATGATCTCGAACCTGCTGGTCATGGTGATCGTCGGCGGCTACGAGACCTTCGTTTCGCGCCTGAACCTAAGCGGCCATCCGGACGAGCCGGAATGGCTGAGCCACGTCAATGCCAGCGTGCTCAAGATCAAGCTCGCGATGGCGATCATCGGCATCTCCTCGATCTCGTTGCTCAGGACCTTCATCGAGGCGGGCAATCTCGGCACCACGCGCAGCAATTTTACCGAGACCGGCGTGATGTGGCAGGTGCTGATCCACCTGACCTTCATCATCTCCGCGGTCGGCATCGCCTGGGTCGACCGTCTCAGCGAGAGCGGGCAGCGCAAGGAGGCCCGTCACGGTTGAGCGGTGCGGTCCGGCCTCTCAGACGTCAACGGGGCGCTCAGAGGCGCCGGCCCCGCGCCAGCGTCTCGGAGGGCGTCTCCCCGAACGTCAACCTGTAGCCCCTCGAGAAATCACCCATGTGCCAGAAGCCGTTGCCGAGTGCTGCGGCCTTGACGCTTACTCCGGCGCTTCCGGTCATGAGCTGGATACGGGTGGACCACAGCCGCTTGAGACGCAGATAATGGTGCAGGCTCACGCCGTGCACCGCGTGCGTCGCGGTCTGGAGGGTGCGCACGGATACGCCGAGCGCGCTGGCGAGCTCGTCGCTGTAGAGCGGTTTGCTGCCGAACAGCACGACGACTTCGTCGAGACGCGCGATCAGTTTGCGGTACTTGTCGAACGATCCGCGTCGCGCGGCCAGCGCCTCGGCTGGCACCAGAGTGGCGTCGAGGCAGGCGAGAAGCGTCTCCTGGATCGGCCGGTTGAGCGCTTCGAACTGCCTGGGATCGTTGCCTCCCGAGGCCAAGCAAAACATGTTCAGGATCGCGGCACGCAGGCGTGCCATCGGCTCGTTTGGCGGACGAAAGAACGCGAGGCCGGTGTCGTAGTCCGCCCAGCCGCGATGGCGCATGTCCGAATTGAAGCGCATCATCAGGTAAGTGTTGGGGTGCTGCTCGACAGACTTGATAGGAACTTTGCCGCGTACGACGCTCACCGTCGCATTGTCGATCTCGCGGCCGTTGCTGATCGAGTGAAAGCAGAACGGGACCACGAGGCCGACGCCATGGTCGGTGCCGACATCGACCTCGAGCCGGCGGGCGAAGGCGCGCTGGAGCACGAAGAGCCCGTCCTGGAGCGGCAGGATGGCGCGGGACAAGGAGAAATCTCGCGGGCGGAGCGGGGTGCTGGTGCCGAGGCCAAGCACCTCGTTGGCGCGAAATTCGCCGAAGTCCGAGAAGCGTTCGATGCCGAGGACTCGCGAAGGCTTCAGCCGGTGGAGCGGCATTTCGGAATCCTGGGGGCATCTGGTTGAGCGGGCTGAGTCCACCGAAAGTATCAGACGGCCGACCATTGGCCCTATTCCGGAAGACTACTGCCAGTTCGTCGACGCCTCATCACGCGACCTGCGGATACGCCGCGTTCTCCCGCCGCTCGCGCTCACCCAATTCGCGCACCAGTTCCTGAAGAAACGACTCGGTGTAGGCGGGCAGGGTACGTTCGGCGCGAACGTAGATGCCGAGATCCGACCACACCGGGCTCCCCGCATTGTCGAGCGGCAGGAAAACGAGCTGGCTGTCGCGCGACAGGCGGCCGATGCCAAGCTGGGTCTGGAACGCAACGCCGACGCCGCGCGCGGCGAGCTCGCGCATCAAGTCGATCGAGTTGGCCTGGATCGCCGGCTCCGGCGTCTCGGAGAGTTGCGCAATCAGCGGCTGAAGCAGGTGATAGATCGACAGCTCCGGCAGCGCGTGGATGACGGGGAAGGCGAGACATTGAGCCAGCGTGACCGTCTTGCGGCGCGCCAGCGGATGCTCGCGCGCGACCACGGCGCCGAGGCGAAACCGCTTCAATGCGACCTGCCGCAAGTCGGGCGGATGCCGGAGCGCCATGGCGATGCCGATATCGGCTTCGCCGCGGCTCAGGGCCTCCAGCACGTCCGATGATCCCTTCACCTCGGTGGTGAAACTGACGCGCCGGGCGCGGCCGCGATGCGAGGCGATCAGGTCCGGCAGCACCGACTCGGTGAGCGACTCGATGCAGGCGATGCTGACGGTGCCGTGCCAGGTGCCGGACAGCGACTGCACATCGGAGCGAAAGCGGTCGAGGTCCTGGAGCACATTCATGACGTGGCGCGCCAGCATCTCGCCGACCGTCGTCAAGGTCAGGCCGCGCGCCGTGCGCTCGAACAAGGGCGATCCAATCTCTTGTTCGAGCTTGAGAATTTGGCGGCTGACCGCGGAGGAGGCGACGTTCAGGACCCGCGCGGCCGCCCGGATCGAGCCGGTGCGGCGGACCGCATGGAAATACTGGATAGAAGGTGAGTGAAATCGCATGGGATCCCCAGCCGGACTATAGCTGTTGCCGAAACGGCATCAACATGTACGAAATTCTCTGCTTTTCGAGAGCGCTGGTTCCACCTAGGTTCGCCGCGGCTTGGCTGGGGCGCCAGGCCTGCGCAACGACGCGCCAGGGGATTTTTGGGTGGACGAGAACATTGTTTGCGAACCCGAGGTCGCGGGCGAACCCGGGGTCGCGCTGGAGACCCGTTTGGTCGATCGCCGTCGCGCGGCCGCCTATGTCGGCGTGACCGCTGGCCGCTTCGAGCAATTGGTGCGCGACAACGTCGTGCCGTCACCGGTCATGGTGGACAACAAGCGGCGCTGGCCTATCGCATTGCTGGATCTCGCGAAGGAAGCGGTCGGAAGCAGCATCCCGTGCCTGCCGCCGGTCACGGCCAATGTCTCCGCTGAGATGCGCCCCTGCGAACGGGACCCTGCACCGCCATCGCGCGAGCTGCCCGACCAGGCCTGGTTCGAGCAGCGCGAGCGGTTCGTTCAGCGCGTCCGCCGATCGCTGCTCTCGGGCAATGAGATCCGTCTGCTGCGCGAGTTCAAGACGCTCAAGCAGAGCCAGATCAGCATGTTCGGCTACTACGGCAGCTTTGAAGCCCTGATGGTGCGCGGCTACATCGTCGAAATCGCGCGCAAGCCGCCGTCGAGCCGTCCGCTGGTGACCTATCGCCTGACCGCGCAAGGCGAGCAGGTGATCTCCGCGCTGAAGGACGAGCCGGTCTTCTGACTGAACGCGGCGATACAATGCGGCATCATCGCACGGCGTGCATCTCCAGAAACGCCTTCACGCCGGTCACATCACCCGTGTCCGACGGCACGTAACCGGGCAGGCTCGCCACCGCTGCACGAAAATCCGCGCTGCGCATGATCTCGAGGATGCGCTGCATCGGCCCGGTGTCCAGGAACGCGCGCTTGCAGACGAAGAAATAATCCTCGGTGAGGATCCGGATGAAATCGAGGCCGAATTGCCGGGCGGCGGCCTCGACGCCAAAACTTGCATCCGCCATGCCGCTTGCGACATAGGCTGCGACCGCGGCATGCGTGAACTCGATCTGCTGCGCGCCGTTGATGCGGCTCTCGTCGATGCCGTGTGCGGCGAGCAGTTGGTCGAACAGCAGGCGCGTGCCGGAATCATGGTCGCGGTTGACGAAGCGCAGCTTGGGCGCGGTGAGATCCTCGATCGATGTGATGCCAAGTGGATTGCCGCGCGCGACCATCAGCCCCATCTCGCGCGTGACAAAGCTGATGACGCGGTCCTCGCGCGGATCGAGCCATTCGCGCGCCGTCTTGATCCCCTGCGCCCGCAGCGCGCCGTGTGGCAAATGCAGGCCGGAGAGGTCGCAGGCGCCCTGCGCCAGCGACACCAGCGAGTTCTGGTTGCTGACATAGCGCAGGTCGACGCCGATGCCGGGCTCGCGGTCGAGGAATTCGCGCAGCTTCGCCACCGCAAAGCCGTGGCTGGCATGGACGCGGATCACCGAAGGCCGCTGCTCGAGAAACGGCTTGATCTCGCTCGCAAGCTCCTGCGCGAGATTTTCGAGTTGGGGCCCGAGCCGCGCCTGCATGCGCTCGCCGGCCCACACCAGCCGCTCGCCGAACGCAGTCAGCTTGGTGCCCTTGCCGCGCTGGGTTTCGACCAGCGGCGTGCCGAAAAACGCCGACCATTGCTCGATCAGATTCCAGACGTGGCGGTAGGAGAGGTGGGCATCGCTGGCCGCGCTTGAGATTTTCCCGGTCTTCCGGATTTCATTGAGGATGCCGAGCATGACCACCGCCGTGCGCGGGCTACCTTCCCGGCGAAACCTCCAAACAGCCTCGATCTCGATTTGAAGCAAGGGCAAGCCTTATGAAGTCTAGTTCATATATGGGGCGTCCATAGGCACAGCATATCATATTTACACCGGCCAACGGGCGCCTAGTCTGGTATACCAGAAGAGGAGGAGATATGATGTCCGTTGCATATGACTTTGCACACTCGCCGGCCACCGAGTTCATGTCCCGGTCGCAGCATCTGCTGATCAATGGCCGCCGCGTCCCCGCAAGCTCCGGGCGCACTTTCAAGTCCCTCAATCCTGCGACCGGGCAAGTCATCGCCACCGTCGCCGAAGGCAACGGGGCCGATGTCGACCATGCGGTCGCCGCCGCGCGGCGGGCGTTCGAAGGCCCGTGGCGGACGATGCGGGCCTCCGGGCGCGGTCAGATCCTGCTGCGCTGGGCGGAGCTGCTCAAGCTGCACGGCGACGAGATCGCCGAGATCGAGTCGATGGATGCGGGCAAGCCGATCTCTGCAACGCTGCGCCAGGATTTTCCGGCGGCCGTCGACACGCTGATCTATTACGCCGGCTGGGCCGACAAGATCAGCGGCGACGTCGTGCCCGTGCGTGACGATGCCCTGACCTACACCGTGCGCGAGCCGGTCGGCGTGGTCGCGGCCATCGTGCCCTGGAATTTCCCGCTGATGATCGGCATGTGGAAGCTCGCGCCGGCGCTGGCCTGCGGCTGCACCGTTGTGATGAAGCCGGCCGAGCTGACCTCGCTGTCGGCGCTACGCATCGCCGAGCTGGCACTTGAAGCCGGCCTGCCGCCCGGCGTCTTCAACGTCGTCACGGGACCCGGCCACGTTGTCGGCGACGCGCTGGTCAATCATCCCGATGTCGACAAGGTCACCTTCACCGGCTCGCCGGGTGTGGGGCGCGGAATCATGAAGGGCGCAGCTGGCAATTTCAAGCGCGTCTCGCTCGAGCTCGGCGGCAAGTCGGCCAATGTCATTTTCGATGATGCCGATCTTGAAGCCGCCTCGAAGGCGGCTGCATCCGGCATCTTCTTCAATGCGGGCCAGGTGTGCTCGGCCGGCTCCCGCGTGCTGGTGCAGGAGAAAGCCTATGACGAAGTCGTCGAGCGACTGGCGGCGCGCGCAAAATCGCTCAGGATCGGCGATCCGCTCGATCGCAAGACGGCGCTCGGGCCGGTGATCTCAGAGAAGCAGATGAAGTCGATCCTCGATTA
Coding sequences:
- a CDS encoding substrate-binding domain-containing protein, translating into MLQIEIEAVWRFRREGSPRTAVVMLGILNEIRKTGKISSAASDAHLSYRHVWNLIEQWSAFFGTPLVETQRGKGTKLTAFGERLVWAGERMQARLGPQLENLAQELASEIKPFLEQRPSVIRVHASHGFAVAKLREFLDREPGIGVDLRYVSNQNSLVSLAQGACDLSGLHLPHGALRAQGIKTAREWLDPREDRVISFVTREMGLMVARGNPLGITSIEDLTAPKLRFVNRDHDSGTRLLFDQLLAAHGIDESRINGAQQIEFTHAAVAAYVASGMADASFGVEAAARQFGLDFIRILTEDYFFVCKRAFLDTGPMQRILEIMRSADFRAAVASLPGYVPSDTGDVTGVKAFLEMHAVR
- a CDS encoding aldehyde dehydrogenase family protein codes for the protein MSVAYDFAHSPATEFMSRSQHLLINGRRVPASSGRTFKSLNPATGQVIATVAEGNGADVDHAVAAARRAFEGPWRTMRASGRGQILLRWAELLKLHGDEIAEIESMDAGKPISATLRQDFPAAVDTLIYYAGWADKISGDVVPVRDDALTYTVREPVGVVAAIVPWNFPLMIGMWKLAPALACGCTVVMKPAELTSLSALRIAELALEAGLPPGVFNVVTGPGHVVGDALVNHPDVDKVTFTGSPGVGRGIMKGAAGNFKRVSLELGGKSANVIFDDADLEAASKAAASGIFFNAGQVCSAGSRVLVQEKAYDEVVERLAARAKSLRIGDPLDRKTALGPVISEKQMKSILDYVDIGQKEGATLVTGGEKVGERGYFISPAVFANVAHEMRISQEEIFGPVVSVIKFRDEADALRIANGTAYSLAAGVWSRDMGKLQRFAKRARAGTVWMNTYGYTDVRLPWGGERDSGLGREHGTAAIDNFTEPKAVWMNLAV
- a CDS encoding helix-turn-helix domain-containing protein, giving the protein MPLHRLKPSRVLGIERFSDFGEFRANEVLGLGTSTPLRPRDFSLSRAILPLQDGLFVLQRAFARRLEVDVGTDHGVGLVVPFCFHSISNGREIDNATVSVVRGKVPIKSVEQHPNTYLMMRFNSDMRHRGWADYDTGLAFFRPPNEPMARLRAAILNMFCLASGGNDPRQFEALNRPIQETLLACLDATLVPAEALAARRGSFDKYRKLIARLDEVVVLFGSKPLYSDELASALGVSVRTLQTATHAVHGVSLHHYLRLKRLWSTRIQLMTGSAGVSVKAAALGNGFWHMGDFSRGYRLTFGETPSETLARGRRL
- a CDS encoding TIGR00645 family protein → MTSEPKAPSALSAPEPQIGPFAQLIFGSRWLQVPLYVGLIIAQAVYVLLFLKELWQLVLHSFDASEQQIMLIVLGLIDVVMISNLLVMVIVGGYETFVSRLNLSGHPDEPEWLSHVNASVLKIKLAMAIIGISSISLLRTFIEAGNLGTTRSNFTETGVMWQVLIHLTFIISAVGIAWVDRLSESGQRKEARHG
- a CDS encoding TerC family protein, with product MTEFITAEALSALLQVVLIDLVLAGDNAVVIGLAAAGLPAEQRRRTIVVGIVAATALRIVFAGIATQLLQVIGLLLAGGVLLLWVCWKMWRELRERAAHTREIAFSHGGSASAAPAPRKTFGQAAAQIVAADVSMSLDNVLAVAGAAREHPYILAFGLLLSVALMGVAADLLGRVLQKQRWIAYVGLAIIVYVAFEMIYRGSLELAPVIASL
- a CDS encoding LysR family transcriptional regulator, which produces MRFHSPSIQYFHAVRRTGSIRAAARVLNVASSAVSRQILKLEQEIGSPLFERTARGLTLTTVGEMLARHVMNVLQDLDRFRSDVQSLSGTWHGTVSIACIESLTESVLPDLIASHRGRARRVSFTTEVKGSSDVLEALSRGEADIGIAMALRHPPDLRQVALKRFRLGAVVAREHPLARRKTVTLAQCLAFPVIHALPELSIYHLLQPLIAQLSETPEPAIQANSIDLMRELAARGVGVAFQTQLGIGRLSRDSQLVFLPLDNAGSPVWSDLGIYVRAERTLPAYTESFLQELVRELGERERRENAAYPQVA